From one Caldithrix abyssi DSM 13497 genomic stretch:
- a CDS encoding DUF4954 family protein — protein sequence MEFKSLSSAEINQLKEQGCRAEDWSAVLIHRETDLARIRFVTFKGKVAVGKLSDFIEIEPGRVEECSLQNVTLDSTVIADEVYLNDVGLIKNYAIGDGAAIEQVKLLSATGKTTFGNGVRIEALNEGGGREMIIFDQLSAQIAYLQTLYRHEPQLINALQKMIDQYVEEQKSSIGVIGNQARVLRCNQIVNVKIGACAVIRGAQSLENGTIQSEKAAPVLIGDGVIARNFIVLSGSEVKDGALLTDCFVGQGVRIGRQFSAENSAFFANCEGFHSEAVSVFAGPYSVTHHKSTLLIAGMFSFYNAGSGTNQSNHMYKLGPVHQGILERGAKTGSFSYLLWPARVAPFTAVIGKHYANFDAANLPFSYIEEVAGRTLLTPGMNLFTVGTRRDSAKWPKRDRRKGENKLDLIHFDLFSPFVINRVRKGKKILAELYAAANPKQEFVKFKGLYLKRLLLKRGIKYYQMAMDIFVGEQLLRRLQPIDELKGWTDVAARLKAPNTKKLEEWYDWFGMFIPQSAAEELLGKIKSNQIKTVQDLLTQLRQYFERYDEWAWNWTAALLKEEWQIDVETIEKDQFKQLIANWKNQKIRFNNLILSDAQKEFDSNSRIAYGIDGDEQIALKDFEAVRGTLEENGFYKELLAENEQMEKIAERLTELS from the coding sequence ATGGAGTTTAAAAGCTTAAGTTCGGCAGAAATAAACCAACTTAAAGAACAGGGATGCCGTGCAGAAGATTGGTCGGCTGTTTTAATACATCGCGAAACAGACCTGGCCCGTATTCGATTTGTTACGTTTAAGGGAAAAGTGGCCGTTGGGAAATTAAGCGACTTTATTGAAATCGAGCCCGGGCGCGTGGAAGAATGCAGCTTGCAAAATGTAACGCTGGATTCGACGGTCATTGCCGATGAGGTTTATTTAAATGATGTCGGATTGATTAAAAATTACGCCATTGGCGACGGCGCGGCCATTGAACAGGTCAAACTTTTGAGCGCTACAGGCAAAACGACCTTCGGCAATGGCGTGAGAATTGAAGCGTTGAACGAAGGCGGCGGGCGCGAAATGATCATCTTTGACCAGCTTTCCGCGCAGATCGCTTATTTGCAAACGTTGTACCGCCATGAACCGCAGCTGATCAACGCCCTGCAAAAGATGATCGACCAATATGTTGAAGAACAAAAGAGCAGCATTGGAGTGATAGGAAACCAGGCCAGAGTGTTGCGCTGTAATCAGATCGTCAACGTTAAGATTGGCGCTTGTGCCGTCATTCGTGGCGCGCAGAGTCTGGAAAACGGAACGATTCAAAGTGAGAAAGCGGCGCCCGTGTTAATTGGCGATGGGGTGATCGCCAGAAACTTTATCGTTTTATCCGGCAGCGAGGTAAAAGACGGCGCCCTGCTGACCGATTGTTTTGTGGGACAGGGCGTGCGCATTGGCCGGCAGTTCTCGGCCGAAAATTCCGCTTTTTTTGCCAACTGCGAGGGCTTCCACAGCGAGGCGGTCAGTGTGTTTGCCGGGCCTTACTCTGTTACACACCACAAATCCACTTTGCTGATTGCCGGTATGTTTTCGTTCTACAATGCCGGCAGCGGCACCAATCAAAGCAATCACATGTACAAGCTGGGGCCTGTGCATCAGGGCATTCTGGAACGAGGCGCCAAAACCGGTTCTTTTTCGTACCTGCTATGGCCGGCGCGCGTCGCTCCGTTTACGGCGGTCATTGGCAAGCACTACGCCAATTTCGACGCCGCCAATCTGCCATTTTCTTACATTGAAGAGGTGGCCGGCCGCACCTTACTGACGCCCGGCATGAATCTGTTTACCGTGGGCACAAGACGCGACAGCGCAAAGTGGCCAAAGCGTGATCGCCGAAAAGGCGAAAACAAGCTGGATTTGATCCATTTTGATCTGTTCAGTCCTTTTGTCATCAATCGCGTGCGCAAGGGGAAGAAAATTCTTGCAGAACTTTACGCGGCCGCCAATCCAAAACAGGAATTCGTAAAGTTTAAAGGTCTGTATTTAAAAAGATTACTTCTTAAACGGGGAATCAAATACTACCAGATGGCCATGGATATCTTTGTGGGCGAACAACTCCTGCGTCGCCTGCAACCCATCGATGAATTGAAAGGCTGGACGGACGTTGCAGCAAGGCTAAAGGCTCCCAATACAAAAAAATTGGAAGAATGGTACGACTGGTTCGGAATGTTTATCCCCCAAAGCGCGGCGGAGGAGCTGCTGGGTAAGATAAAATCCAATCAAATAAAAACCGTGCAAGATTTATTGACGCAGTTGCGCCAGTATTTTGAACGGTACGATGAATGGGCCTGGAACTGGACCGCCGCCCTGTTAAAAGAAGAATGGCAGATCGACGTGGAAACGATTGAGAAAGATCAGTTTAAACAGTTGATCGCCAACTGGAAAAACCAAAAAATCCGCTTTAACAACCTTATTTTAAGCGACGCCCAGAAGGAATTTGATTCTAACAGCCGCATTGCTTACGGCATCGATGGCGATGAACAAATTGCTCTTAAAGATTTTGAAGCCGTGCGCGGCACCCTGGAAGAAAACGGATTTTACAAAGAACTTCTGGCAGAGAACGAACAAATGGAAAAAATCGCTGAACGATTAACGGAATTATCTTAA
- a CDS encoding phosphatase PAP2 family protein: protein MVRSIGQNFIRFDIILFNLASSKREGIFFKSFYKSLSWIGNGPVYAIVALLELVIGIEDGRRMVWAALIAFGLELPIYYVLKTKVKRLRPFEHFPKIKNLIQAPDRYSFPSGHAAAAFLFARIVSFQLPELVLPLFLIAGLIGYSRIYLRVHFPLDVLFGMLLGLTCAEIAITMVF, encoded by the coding sequence ATGGTTAGAAGCATCGGACAAAATTTCATTCGCTTCGATATAATTCTATTTAACCTGGCCAGCAGCAAGCGTGAAGGGATTTTTTTTAAATCTTTTTACAAAAGCCTTTCGTGGATTGGCAATGGACCGGTTTATGCGATTGTTGCTCTGCTTGAATTGGTAATCGGAATTGAAGATGGCCGGCGTATGGTCTGGGCGGCGCTCATTGCCTTTGGCCTGGAACTACCTATTTATTATGTTTTAAAAACAAAGGTCAAGCGTTTGCGACCGTTTGAACACTTTCCTAAGATTAAAAATTTAATTCAAGCGCCGGATCGCTACAGTTTCCCTTCCGGTCATGCGGCGGCGGCCTTTCTTTTTGCCCGAATAGTGAGTTTTCAATTACCCGAGTTAGTCTTGCCGCTTTTTTTAATTGCCGGGCTGATTGGCTATTCACGCATCTATTTACGCGTACATTTTCCTCTGGATGTTCTGTTCGGAATGCTGCTGGGGCTGACCTGCGCCGAAATCGCAATCACAATGGTTTTTTAA
- a CDS encoding glycoside hydrolase family 1 protein produces MDRFLWGVATSAFQVEGFVENDMTAWEKQGGFNHDGKHPLYQNGSAHWLRWRDDFELLKQLKVNAYRFSMEWARIEPQFGTFDRQALDQYERMVDRLLELNIEPFLTLHHFTHPAWFHKKTPWTSKQAQDVFCRFTEVLLKRFADRISYWITFNEPLVWALAAYGDGKFPPGESDAKAMMRVLLNILKAHQCAYSLIKSYRPQAKIGMAKHFITFEAHRKWFAADRSLADLLHHFFNEMIPVAFETNRLQFHFPLLFDVDEAINLKNQIDFWGVNYYYRMFVAFRLNIRRPFQFIFKDKLGFGLTDMGWEVYPAGLSKVLRYMGKFNKDIIITENGIATLDESQRMRFIDAHLEQVFKARENGLPVKGYFYWSFLDNYEWLEGKNKRFGLVQVDYENDFRRAGKQSARHYARIIEIDLNNRQGSLS; encoded by the coding sequence ATGGATCGGTTTTTGTGGGGCGTGGCCACTTCTGCTTTTCAGGTCGAAGGATTTGTTGAAAACGATATGACCGCCTGGGAGAAGCAGGGCGGATTTAATCACGACGGTAAACATCCCCTGTACCAGAATGGCTCGGCGCACTGGCTGCGCTGGCGGGATGACTTTGAACTTTTAAAACAACTGAAGGTCAATGCCTACCGCTTTTCCATGGAATGGGCGCGCATTGAACCGCAGTTTGGAACGTTTGACCGGCAAGCGCTGGATCAGTACGAACGAATGGTGGATCGTTTGTTAGAATTGAACATCGAACCTTTTTTAACCCTGCACCATTTTACGCATCCGGCCTGGTTCCATAAAAAAACGCCATGGACTTCCAAACAGGCGCAGGATGTCTTTTGCCGCTTTACGGAGGTTTTGCTGAAGCGTTTCGCCGATCGCATCTCTTATTGGATTACGTTTAATGAACCGCTGGTATGGGCCCTGGCCGCCTACGGAGATGGCAAGTTCCCTCCCGGAGAATCGGACGCAAAGGCAATGATGCGCGTCCTTTTAAATATTTTAAAGGCCCATCAGTGCGCCTATTCATTAATAAAATCGTATCGACCGCAGGCGAAAATTGGAATGGCCAAACATTTTATCACTTTCGAAGCCCATCGTAAATGGTTTGCCGCAGACCGCAGTTTGGCCGACTTGCTTCATCATTTTTTCAATGAGATGATTCCGGTAGCCTTTGAGACAAACCGTCTTCAATTTCATTTTCCCTTGTTATTCGATGTGGACGAAGCCATTAACCTGAAGAACCAGATCGATTTCTGGGGCGTGAATTATTATTACCGGATGTTTGTAGCTTTTCGTTTGAATATCCGCCGCCCCTTTCAGTTTATTTTCAAAGATAAATTAGGATTTGGTCTTACCGACATGGGCTGGGAAGTTTACCCCGCTGGGTTGAGTAAAGTCCTGCGCTATATGGGTAAGTTTAACAAAGATATTATCATTACGGAAAATGGAATTGCAACGCTTGATGAATCGCAACGCATGCGTTTTATTGATGCGCACCTGGAACAAGTTTTTAAAGCGCGGGAAAACGGCCTTCCGGTTAAAGGCTATTTTTACTGGTCGTTTCTGGATAATTATGAATGGCTGGAGGGGAAAAATAAACGCTTTGGCCTGGTGCAGGTGGACTATGAAAATGATTTTCGGCGTGCCGGAAAGCAAAGCGCCCGCCATTACGCAAGAATTATTGAGATCGATTTAAATAACCGGCAGGGGAGTCTATCTTGA
- a CDS encoding ceramide glucosyltransferase yields the protein MLTVIVYFYALILGISLIHLAVSAVVTARRMKQKPDLKILNELKSLPRISILKPLKGIDDNLELNLRSFFELDYPDYELIFGLQNTDDPALPIVNKLMMAYPGVNARIVVENSEIGLNPKINNLHNMEKYIRGRYVLISDSNTQVKPEFLNYMLAAILKPDVGLVTATIRGIGAKKLAAIFENLHINTYVSPNVFVADALSGIPVVIGKSILISTQLLKRMGGFKAFKNFLAEDYLLGLKTKSLGLKVSTIPIMVDNVNIEWSLKRFINRHTRWAKIRRNMHIHHYFIESVSNPIALAVILALLLHNALGAGLLLLVTLVKMAHDIYLSRLMKSDLKWYHFFLTPVKDLLISILWFVPFISNTVNWRDNYFKIGKRSELRPLFN from the coding sequence ATGTTAACCGTTATTGTTTATTTTTATGCTCTGATCCTGGGGATTAGTCTAATTCATCTGGCGGTCTCGGCCGTGGTGACGGCCAGGCGCATGAAGCAAAAACCGGATTTAAAGATTCTTAACGAATTGAAATCGTTGCCCAGGATATCGATTTTAAAGCCGTTAAAGGGGATTGATGATAATCTGGAATTGAATTTACGTTCTTTTTTTGAACTCGATTATCCGGATTACGAGCTGATCTTTGGTTTACAGAATACAGATGATCCGGCGCTACCAATCGTCAATAAATTGATGATGGCGTATCCAGGAGTCAACGCTCGCATAGTCGTGGAAAATTCTGAAATCGGTCTTAATCCCAAAATTAACAATTTGCACAATATGGAAAAATACATCCGTGGTCGGTATGTGTTAATCAGTGACAGCAATACGCAGGTCAAGCCGGAATTTTTGAACTACATGCTGGCGGCAATTTTAAAACCCGACGTGGGGCTGGTAACGGCCACCATTCGGGGAATCGGCGCCAAAAAGCTTGCCGCTATTTTTGAAAATCTGCATATCAATACCTATGTATCACCCAATGTTTTTGTGGCCGATGCGCTGTCCGGTATTCCGGTGGTGATTGGCAAATCGATTTTGATTTCCACCCAATTATTAAAGCGCATGGGAGGATTTAAAGCTTTTAAAAACTTTCTGGCGGAAGATTACCTTTTAGGGTTAAAAACTAAATCACTGGGATTAAAAGTAAGTACAATTCCCATTATGGTCGATAATGTAAATATTGAATGGTCTTTAAAGCGTTTTATTAATCGTCACACGCGCTGGGCAAAAATTCGGCGCAATATGCATATTCATCACTATTTCATTGAATCGGTTTCCAATCCCATTGCATTGGCCGTTATTCTGGCGCTACTGTTGCACAACGCGCTGGGAGCCGGATTATTGCTCCTGGTTACCCTGGTAAAAATGGCGCACGATATTTACCTGTCGCGGTTAATGAAAAGCGATTTGAAATGGTATCACTTTTTTCTGACGCCGGTTAAGGACTTATTAATCAGTATTCTCTGGTTTGTGCCTTTTATTAGTAATACCGTCAACTGGCGCGATAATTATTTTAAAATTGGTAAAAGGTCTGAGTTACGGCCATTATTTAATTAA
- a CDS encoding glycosyltransferase family 4 protein: MKIAIFADSLPPNLDGVSRTYLNIFNYFEREGIPFKVFSPFKPPEEFTWANSVHQVPSLPFYLYPKYKIGLPDKQEIFRMLDEFKPDLVHVSSPTFLGQAGLEYSKKNNIPSLAVFHTDFASYFKYYGFAVFENVCWKFLLKFYNQFDRVLVPSRDLLKKLNKRKFKNLELWQRGIDLRLFNPAFRNDAMRKLLSPAGYPILLFVGRLVKEKDLADLVEVNRVLDSDNFEYQMVFAGDGPMRSELAHQLPRARFLGYLKGKDLSQVYASSDLFIFPSTTETFGNVILEANASGLPVIGVKKGGVKNLIEYGQNGFLATPHSAREMASFVRLILKNPGLQAMMRQKAIHFASQFSLQTINEKLIGIYSKLISDIPTIRAQQSEYFFKS; encoded by the coding sequence ATGAAGATAGCTATTTTTGCCGACAGCTTGCCGCCCAATCTGGATGGCGTTTCAAGGACTTATCTGAATATCTTCAATTATTTTGAAAGGGAAGGGATTCCGTTTAAAGTTTTTTCACCGTTCAAACCTCCTGAAGAATTTACCTGGGCTAACAGCGTCCATCAAGTGCCTTCCCTGCCCTTTTACCTTTATCCCAAATACAAAATTGGCCTTCCGGATAAGCAGGAAATTTTTAGAATGCTGGACGAATTTAAGCCCGATCTGGTGCATGTGAGCAGCCCTACTTTTCTGGGTCAGGCAGGATTAGAATATTCTAAAAAGAACAACATTCCTTCTCTGGCCGTCTTTCATACAGATTTCGCTTCTTATTTTAAATATTACGGTTTTGCCGTATTTGAAAATGTGTGCTGGAAGTTCCTTTTAAAATTCTACAACCAATTTGACCGCGTTCTTGTGCCATCCAGAGATCTATTAAAAAAACTTAACAAAAGAAAATTTAAGAATTTAGAATTGTGGCAGAGAGGAATCGATTTACGTCTGTTTAATCCAGCCTTTCGCAATGACGCCATGCGTAAACTGTTAAGCCCCGCCGGCTACCCGATTTTGCTTTTTGTGGGCCGTCTGGTAAAGGAAAAAGATCTGGCCGATCTGGTTGAGGTGAACAGAGTTTTAGATTCCGACAACTTCGAATATCAAATGGTTTTTGCGGGAGATGGCCCCATGCGATCTGAGCTCGCCCATCAATTGCCGCGCGCCAGATTCCTGGGCTATCTGAAAGGTAAAGACCTTTCTCAGGTTTACGCTTCTTCTGACCTATTTATTTTTCCTTCTACCACCGAAACATTTGGCAATGTCATTCTGGAAGCTAATGCCTCCGGCCTGCCGGTAATTGGCGTAAAAAAAGGCGGCGTAAAAAATTTAATCGAATATGGTCAAAACGGTTTTCTTGCAACGCCACACTCTGCCAGAGAGATGGCCTCGTTTGTGCGGCTGATTTTAAAAAACCCCGGACTGCAGGCCATGATGCGACAAAAAGCCATCCATTTTGCCAGCCAATTTTCTCTGCAAACGATTAATGAAAAACTGATTGGTATTTATTCGAAGTTAATTAGTGATATTCCAACGATCCGCGCGCAGCAATCCGAATACTTCTTCAAAAGTTGA
- a CDS encoding CPBP family intramembrane glutamic endopeptidase: protein MSKAEILLVVAPILILLSTLWSFSFFVQLFGIKGGYLAGFVFYWLGWGLLFPLAVLGGKGLTNLFASLTAPPVQLTPSGLFLLAVPPILAGVTVFRKNRSRITAKILWISAALALVNGALEELLWRGTYLTVFPDRWFWGLLYPTVGFALWHWAPQRVRPSKMPGGVGAFLMGALFLGLCWGGVAWQTQSILFTIPSHVLTDFLGLGGLIYVDSRNV, encoded by the coding sequence ATGTCAAAAGCTGAGATTTTACTGGTCGTTGCACCGATTTTGATCTTGCTCAGTACGCTATGGAGTTTTTCTTTTTTTGTCCAACTTTTTGGAATTAAAGGCGGTTATTTAGCCGGTTTTGTTTTTTACTGGCTGGGTTGGGGACTCCTGTTTCCGCTGGCGGTTCTTGGCGGAAAGGGACTGACAAATCTATTTGCCAGTTTAACAGCGCCTCCTGTCCAGCTCACGCCCTCCGGTCTTTTTCTGCTGGCTGTGCCGCCTATTTTAGCAGGCGTCACCGTGTTTCGAAAGAATCGATCCAGAATAACTGCTAAAATACTCTGGATTTCGGCAGCCCTGGCTCTGGTAAACGGCGCTCTGGAAGAACTTCTCTGGCGCGGTACCTATCTGACGGTTTTTCCCGATCGCTGGTTTTGGGGCCTCCTTTACCCAACGGTGGGATTTGCGCTCTGGCATTGGGCCCCACAGAGGGTGCGTCCCAGCAAAATGCCGGGAGGAGTTGGAGCTTTTCTTATGGGAGCGCTTTTCCTGGGATTGTGTTGGGGAGGCGTGGCCTGGCAAACCCAGTCCATTTTGTTCACCATCCCTTCCCATGTGTTAACCGATTTTTTAGGATTAGGGGGATTAATTTATGTCGATTCCCGGAATGTTTGA
- a CDS encoding DUF5700 domain-containing putative Zn-dependent protease, with amino-acid sequence MKKTFFTVLIWLTCWLLLPAQNGLGQVLPAKGEQPLQTDWSWEELLARAQQKETLARIYELQTLLSQEEAHFLLTQLHRLSAPRDLRRLSELEREQAQHGGGFFGIVPDYFADPDSIPLPDNFDHLIETALYLAQIRQQNRQIVSDPAFQFPLTFRGEPLPPVEGKSGRSNLQLYFDFSAIEAVLHLFALPEISFQQARQVAEQKTFREMLAHRRNLGYLPEPLPDSDDLAQFIFRAASRDPVAEIWKWLNLWNNFGLADLYCQQEDYHRLISYWKANRVQLETLLVRRLARCAPPEVQFSDTVRIAVNFGIRSWATRSSLGTNLIQFKDHYALMLRTIAHETFHRLQLKICPVPSSRKKKQTREFEDLLASDFPDKADRKFYQALSYVMLEGTATYVGGVDSSWISPAKIRAGKALLEEMVTALYQGEDVDRYEALINQGLKSNGPFYALGYAMSQAIAARYGAEKLGRLLQQGSLAFFNEYLQVLSEQQTIPELRFSREFVTRLHCLQRQM; translated from the coding sequence ATGAAAAAAACCTTTTTCACCGTGCTGATCTGGCTGACCTGCTGGTTGCTATTGCCGGCTCAGAATGGGTTGGGGCAGGTGTTGCCAGCGAAGGGCGAGCAGCCGCTTCAAACGGATTGGAGCTGGGAGGAATTGCTTGCCCGGGCGCAGCAGAAAGAAACGCTCGCCCGGATTTACGAGTTGCAAACCCTGCTTTCTCAGGAAGAGGCCCATTTTCTGTTGACGCAATTGCACCGTCTTTCCGCGCCCCGGGATTTACGCCGGCTCTCGGAACTGGAACGGGAACAAGCTCAACACGGCGGCGGCTTTTTCGGAATCGTTCCGGATTATTTTGCCGATCCGGACAGCATCCCTCTTCCTGACAATTTTGATCACCTGATCGAGACCGCCCTTTATCTGGCCCAAATTCGCCAGCAAAACCGTCAGATTGTGTCCGATCCGGCCTTTCAATTTCCCTTAACTTTTCGGGGAGAACCGTTGCCACCCGTGGAAGGAAAATCCGGGCGGAGCAACCTGCAGCTTTATTTCGATTTTTCGGCCATCGAGGCTGTGCTCCACTTGTTTGCTTTACCGGAAATTTCCTTCCAGCAAGCCCGTCAGGTCGCCGAGCAGAAAACCTTTCGGGAAATGCTGGCACACCGCCGTAACCTGGGCTACCTGCCGGAGCCTTTACCAGACAGCGACGACCTGGCACAATTTATTTTCCGGGCGGCCAGCCGGGATCCGGTGGCAGAAATCTGGAAGTGGCTCAATCTCTGGAACAATTTTGGTCTGGCGGATTTGTACTGCCAGCAAGAAGATTACCATCGTTTAATAAGTTACTGGAAAGCAAATCGCGTGCAATTGGAAACCCTGCTGGTTCGACGTCTGGCGCGTTGCGCCCCGCCAGAGGTTCAATTCAGCGATACGGTGAGAATTGCCGTGAATTTTGGAATTCGAAGCTGGGCCACCCGCTCCAGTCTGGGCACCAATCTCATTCAATTTAAAGACCATTACGCCCTGATGTTGCGCACCATTGCTCACGAAACTTTTCATCGCTTGCAATTAAAAATATGTCCCGTGCCATCTTCTCGAAAAAAGAAACAAACGCGGGAATTTGAAGATCTGCTGGCCAGCGATTTTCCGGACAAAGCCGACCGAAAATTCTATCAGGCGTTAAGCTACGTCATGCTGGAAGGCACCGCGACATACGTGGGCGGGGTTGATTCAAGCTGGATTTCTCCCGCAAAAATCCGAGCCGGTAAGGCGCTGCTGGAGGAGATGGTGACGGCTCTTTACCAGGGAGAAGATGTGGACCGTTACGAAGCGTTGATTAACCAGGGGCTGAAATCCAATGGACCGTTTTATGCCCTTGGTTACGCCATGAGTCAGGCGATTGCCGCCCGTTACGGCGCCGAAAAACTGGGACGCCTGTTGCAGCAAGGGAGCCTGGCCTTCTTCAATGAATATCTGCAGGTCCTCTCGGAACAGCAGACGATCCCCGAACTTCGCTTTTCCAGGGAATTTGTTACTCGTCTTCATTGTCTGCAACGTCAAATGTAG
- the cysK gene encoding cysteine synthase A, with amino-acid sequence MKLNHILEQIGNTPHVRINRLFDRRHEVWLKLERTNPGGSIKDRIALSMIEDAEQKGILKKDSVIVEPTSGNTGVGLAMVAAVKGYRIILVMPESMSMERRSLMAAYGAEFELTPKEQGMKGAIERAKELAAKLPNAWMPMQFENPANVEAHKKFTAQEILQDFPDGLDWLITGVGTGGHITGVAEILKKEWPHLKVFAVEPDQSPVLSGGQPGSHPIQGIGAGFIPAIMKTDLLDDVIQISKEEAFRFAQQAARQEGILVGISTGASLAAVAQKLETSKEPKKVLTFNYDTGERYLSVADLFV; translated from the coding sequence ATGAAGCTTAATCATATACTGGAACAAATCGGAAATACCCCCCATGTGCGCATCAACCGGCTGTTTGACCGGCGGCATGAAGTGTGGCTAAAACTGGAACGCACCAATCCCGGCGGCAGCATCAAAGATCGCATTGCCCTTTCCATGATTGAAGACGCCGAACAGAAAGGGATTTTGAAAAAGGACAGCGTAATTGTTGAACCTACATCGGGCAATACGGGCGTGGGGCTGGCCATGGTGGCCGCCGTAAAGGGCTACCGCATTATCCTGGTGATGCCAGAATCCATGTCCATGGAACGGCGCAGTCTGATGGCCGCTTACGGCGCCGAATTTGAATTGACGCCTAAAGAGCAGGGCATGAAAGGAGCCATCGAACGGGCTAAGGAATTGGCGGCCAAACTGCCCAATGCCTGGATGCCCATGCAGTTTGAAAATCCGGCAAATGTTGAGGCACACAAAAAATTTACGGCGCAGGAAATTTTACAGGATTTCCCGGATGGGCTTGACTGGCTTATTACCGGCGTTGGCACGGGCGGCCACATTACCGGTGTGGCTGAAATCTTGAAAAAAGAATGGCCGCATTTAAAAGTGTTTGCCGTTGAACCCGACCAATCGCCGGTGCTCAGTGGCGGCCAGCCCGGCTCGCATCCCATCCAGGGCATTGGCGCCGGATTTATCCCGGCCATCATGAAAACCGATCTGCTGGACGACGTCATTCAAATCAGCAAAGAGGAAGCCTTTCGCTTTGCCCAACAGGCGGCTCGACAGGAAGGCATTCTGGTGGGCATCAGTACCGGCGCCTCGCTGGCGGCGGTGGCCCAAAAACTAGAGACCAGCAAAGAGCCTAAAAAAGTATTGACTTTTAACTACGATACGGGAGAACGCTATTTATCCGTGGCCGATTTATTTGTTTGA
- the epsC gene encoding serine O-acetyltransferase EpsC, with protein sequence MNTYKNFSQLLLKKHVEHLNSFPSKKAVHHFIDELLALLFPHFSEQAQYLSVDEIKGKMSVLRRELTHILHSLEGRMHNSAGGVTEIFFEQLPHVYELLWSDAQAIYEGDPAAETLDEVISAYPGFYAIYAYRIAHIFYEAGVPVFPRLITEYAHYKSGVDIHPGARIGHSFFIDHATGIVIGETTEIGNNVKIYQGVTIGALSVSKALAQKKRHPTIEDNVIIYSSATILGGETVIGHDSIIGGNVWLTKSVPPFSIVYNTSEIRVRSKLEKEQALMFHI encoded by the coding sequence ATGAATACATATAAAAATTTTAGTCAGTTACTATTAAAAAAACATGTAGAGCATTTAAATAGCTTTCCTTCAAAAAAGGCGGTTCACCATTTTATCGATGAATTGCTGGCCTTGCTTTTCCCGCATTTCAGCGAGCAGGCGCAGTATTTGAGCGTGGATGAAATCAAAGGCAAAATGTCGGTTTTGCGCAGGGAACTGACGCATATTTTGCACTCGCTGGAGGGACGCATGCACAACAGCGCAGGCGGGGTGACGGAAATATTTTTTGAGCAACTGCCCCATGTGTACGAACTGCTCTGGAGCGATGCGCAGGCCATTTATGAAGGCGATCCGGCGGCCGAGACGCTGGATGAGGTTATTTCGGCCTATCCCGGTTTTTACGCCATTTACGCCTACCGCATCGCGCACATATTTTACGAGGCGGGCGTGCCCGTTTTTCCGCGTCTCATTACGGAATATGCGCATTACAAGAGCGGGGTGGACATCCATCCTGGCGCCCGTATCGGCCATTCCTTTTTCATCGATCACGCCACCGGAATTGTAATCGGTGAAACAACGGAGATTGGCAATAATGTAAAAATTTATCAGGGCGTTACGATTGGCGCCTTAAGCGTGTCTAAAGCTCTGGCGCAAAAGAAACGGCACCCGACCATTGAAGACAATGTCATCATTTATTCCAGCGCTACCATTTTAGGCGGCGAAACGGTAATCGGGCACGACAGCATCATCGGCGGCAACGTCTGGTTAACCAAAAGCGTTCCGCCCTTTTCAATCGTTTACAACACATCAGAAATACGCGTACGTTCTAAACTGGAAAAAGAACAGGCGCTCATGTTTCACATTTAA